Below is a genomic region from Desulfatiglans sp..
GGGTGTGCCTGCGGAGGTGAACGGTCTTTTCGCCCTTATTGACAGGGGTATCAGGAAGTCTAATTCTTTAGTTTACAGAAAAAATATAGAGGAGGGGATAGAGCGATTTATGGGTGCAACCCTTGTCGGCCTCATCTTTTCATCAGACTATTACGTAACATGGTTTCATGTGGGTGACAGCAGGCTCTACCGCTTCAGGGATAATGCCCTTACACCTCTTACTGTAGACCACTCTGCATACATGGAGTGGGTTAATCATGGCTCCATAGGCGAGGAGCCTACAAAAAATATTGTCACGCGGGCGATCGGCCCCAGGGAGGGGGTTATCCCTGAAATCAGATGGGAAAAGGGTAACCCTGGTGATATATATATGCTATGCAGTGATGGTTTAAGTGATATGGTGCCTGACAATGAGATCTCAAATATAATAACAAGCGCCTCCTCTGTGAATGGTATTGCAGTAAACCTGCTAAATGCAGCGCTTGATGCAGGTGGTTTTGACAATATCAGTATACTGGTGTGTAAGCTCATT
It encodes:
- a CDS encoding serine/threonine-protein phosphatase translates to MDDLRVHIKINSEHLDAAGVSDTGLYRDENQDTIHIDGEGRFALIADGMGGHDRGKEASRTIINILDDFFQPEKIASELKDITAVEGVPAEVNGLFALIDRGIRKSNSLVYRKNIEEGIERFMGATLVGLIFSSDYYVTWFHVGDSRLYRFRDNALTPLTVDHSAYMEWVNHGSIGEEPTKNIVTRAIGPREGVIPEIRWEKGNPGDIYMLCSDGLSDMVPDNEISNIITSASSVNGIAVNLLNAALDAGGFDNISILVCKLI